One window of the Candidatus Chryseobacterium colombiense genome contains the following:
- a CDS encoding response regulator, whose protein sequence is MLILIAEDDELILKTVEHKLLKEGYEVVVTRNGKDAIDTIKEREIDLIITDIMMPFASGTEILAAVRSFGKKIPVIMLSSLGQEEVVLEAFDLGASDFMVKPFSPNELILRIKRLTAK, encoded by the coding sequence ATGTTAATCTTGATTGCTGAAGATGATGAGTTGATATTAAAAACAGTAGAACACAAACTTTTAAAAGAAGGTTATGAAGTAGTGGTTACACGCAATGGTAAAGACGCTATTGATACCATTAAAGAAAGAGAAATAGATCTCATTATTACAGACATTATGATGCCTTTTGCTTCAGGTACGGAGATACTTGCTGCAGTAAGATCATTCGGTAAAAAAATCCCGGTGATCATGCTTTCCAGTTTAGGACAAGAAGAAGTGGTGTTGGAAGCTTTCGATTTAGGAGCTTCAGATTTTATGGTAAAGCCTTTTAGTCCCAATGAATTAATACTACGTATAAAAAGACTCACCGCTAAATAG
- a CDS encoding aminotransferase class I/II-fold pyridoxal phosphate-dependent enzyme, producing the protein MQDKIWLSSPHLSGKELFYVSDAFEKNWVTSIGENIDGFEQDLKQCLGNNHELVALNSATSAIHLALVMLNVEKHDEVLTSTFSFVASANPITYCGATPVFIDSEKETWNICPKALQEAIEDRTQKGKKPKAIIVVHLYGMPAKMKEINEIAAKYEIPVIEDAAEALGSTYKNQACGTFGRFGILSFNGNKIITTSGGGALVCHTKEDKDKAVFLSTQARDNAPHYQHSHIGYNYRMSNITAGIGRGQMEVLSNRVDARRKMHEFYVELFNNINGVEVFSEPTSDFYSNHWLSAIIIDPVITGRNREELRLAFLEDTIESRPLWKPMHLQPVFADAPYYGGNVAEELFDNGLCLPSGSNLSDKDRERIANVIKNFFS; encoded by the coding sequence ATGCAGGATAAAATATGGCTTTCTTCACCCCATCTTTCAGGAAAAGAACTTTTTTATGTAAGCGATGCCTTTGAGAAAAATTGGGTCACTTCAATTGGGGAAAATATAGATGGTTTCGAGCAGGATTTAAAACAATGCTTAGGTAATAATCATGAACTGGTGGCATTGAATTCTGCCACATCTGCCATTCATTTAGCATTAGTAATGTTAAATGTGGAAAAACATGATGAGGTTCTTACTTCTACCTTTTCATTTGTTGCTTCGGCCAATCCCATCACTTATTGCGGAGCCACTCCTGTATTCATCGACTCGGAAAAAGAAACTTGGAACATTTGTCCGAAAGCATTACAAGAAGCTATTGAAGATCGCACCCAAAAGGGGAAAAAGCCTAAAGCGATCATTGTGGTACATCTCTATGGAATGCCTGCGAAAATGAAAGAAATTAATGAAATTGCAGCAAAGTATGAGATTCCGGTCATTGAGGATGCGGCAGAAGCTTTAGGCTCTACCTATAAAAATCAGGCTTGCGGAACTTTTGGACGTTTCGGAATTTTGTCCTTTAACGGAAATAAAATTATTACAACTTCAGGTGGAGGTGCTTTGGTTTGTCATACAAAAGAAGACAAAGATAAAGCAGTATTTCTTTCTACTCAGGCAAGAGATAATGCTCCTCATTATCAGCATTCTCATATTGGATATAATTATCGGATGAGTAATATTACTGCGGGAATAGGAAGAGGGCAGATGGAAGTTTTATCAAATAGAGTTGATGCTCGCCGAAAAATGCATGAGTTTTATGTAGAGCTTTTTAATAATATAAATGGAGTTGAGGTATTTTCAGAGCCGACTTCAGATTTTTATTCCAATCATTGGCTGTCAGCTATTATCATTGATCCGGTAATAACAGGAAGAAACCGTGAAGAACTGCGATTAGCATTTTTGGAAGATACTATAGAGTCTCGTCCTTTATGGAAACCAATGCATTTACAGCCAGTGTTTGCAGATGCTCCTTACTATGGCGGGAATGTTGCGGAAGAATTATTCGATAATGGACTATGTTTACCTTCAGGATCAAACTTATCTGATAAAGACCGTGAAAGGATTGCCAATGTGATAAAGAATTTCTTTAGCTAA
- a CDS encoding LTA synthase family protein: protein MLDQAFPFWRKEKTKDFFGAYLNQSQTPPNLVFITVEGLGHAYSSPNGYIGNFTPFIDSLANKSLYWEFNLSSSGRTFAAIPTLTGSLPFGKNGFLEIEKTPDNFNLFNILKKNGFETGFYYGGNSSFDRMREFLEYSKVDHIIDQQSFKAPYRKLPQNNGESWGYEDQAVFGKMLEVQKVRNQPYFNMLLTLSTHNPFLINNSKYYESVFDKKLQSGQMSASQKKWALENRKQLVSVLNLNDALQKFFENYKKRPDFNNTIFVVTGDHSMPEIPFETKIDRYHVPLIIYSPLLKEAKRFKKRVTHFDLAPSILAYYRTNYKLHTPSSVAWIGKGLTNDDENENEGTPLMESKNQLIDYVYRKYHFVDNRLFILQSNLDEDVLNDESVKNDMKRRFDEFKTKNNKFYSSGKLLPDSVVANFMNKKIPKP from the coding sequence ATGCTGGACCAGGCATTTCCTTTCTGGAGGAAAGAAAAGACAAAAGATTTTTTCGGAGCCTATTTAAACCAGTCGCAGACTCCTCCGAATTTGGTTTTCATCACTGTAGAAGGACTTGGCCATGCGTATAGTTCACCCAATGGATATATTGGAAACTTTACTCCTTTTATCGACTCTTTGGCAAATAAAAGTTTGTATTGGGAATTTAACTTGAGCTCTTCAGGAAGAACATTTGCTGCAATTCCCACACTTACTGGCTCTTTGCCTTTTGGAAAAAACGGATTTCTGGAAATCGAGAAAACTCCTGACAATTTCAACTTATTCAACATTCTGAAAAAAAACGGATTTGAAACCGGATTTTACTACGGGGGTAATTCTTCGTTTGACCGGATGAGAGAGTTTTTAGAATATAGTAAAGTAGATCATATTATAGATCAGCAATCTTTTAAAGCTCCTTATCGTAAATTGCCTCAAAATAACGGTGAAAGCTGGGGATATGAAGATCAGGCGGTTTTTGGAAAAATGCTTGAAGTGCAGAAAGTACGGAATCAGCCATACTTTAATATGCTTCTTACATTGTCTACCCATAATCCGTTTTTAATTAACAATTCAAAATATTACGAATCAGTGTTTGACAAAAAACTGCAGTCAGGACAGATGTCGGCATCACAGAAAAAGTGGGCGTTGGAAAATAGAAAGCAGCTGGTTTCTGTTCTCAATCTGAATGATGCTTTGCAGAAATTCTTTGAAAACTACAAAAAACGGCCGGATTTTAATAATACAATTTTTGTGGTTACAGGAGATCACAGCATGCCGGAGATTCCTTTTGAAACCAAGATCGACAGGTATCATGTTCCTTTGATTATCTATTCTCCTTTATTAAAAGAAGCGAAACGTTTTAAGAAACGAGTAACTCATTTCGATTTAGCTCCGTCTATTCTGGCATATTATAGAACAAATTATAAACTGCATACTCCGTCTTCTGTAGCATGGATCGGAAAAGGGCTGACTAATGATGATGAAAATGAAAACGAGGGAACTCCTTTAATGGAAAGTAAAAATCAGCTTATTGATTATGTATACCGCAAATATCACTTTGTAGACAATCGCCTTTTTATATTACAGTCTAATCTTGATGAAGATGTACTAAATGATGAATCGGTTAAAAACGATATGAAAAGACGTTTTGATGAATTTAAAACGAAAAATAATAAGTTTTACTCCTCAGGAAAACTATTACCTGATTCTGTAGTAGCCAACTTTATGAATAAAAAAATACCAAAACCTTAA
- a CDS encoding DUF3575 domain-containing protein, giving the protein MSYMLKGFLLMIGLFSSTFLSAQTELKVNTLFVPIGIYNIGIEKPINSKVSLQAETFISPWKSFLGKNLQI; this is encoded by the coding sequence ATGAGTTATATGCTGAAAGGTTTTCTATTAATGATCGGTTTGTTTTCGTCTACTTTTTTAAGTGCCCAAACCGAATTAAAGGTCAATACATTATTTGTTCCTATAGGAATTTATAATATAGGAATTGAAAAACCGATAAATTCTAAAGTTTCTTTACAAGCCGAAACGTTTATATCACCTTGGAAATCATTTCTTGGAAAGAATCTTCAGATCTAA
- a CDS encoding molecular chaperone, whose protein sequence is MKIRVVTFLLFMVSVLCKINAQTGVSVSPPRLYFESDLGRSNTQQVTITNVSVKNSLDLAVSLGDWEYDGKGENMMYPANTLPVSCANWISVKKEDSYFTLAPGERKDIDVTITVPNTLSDKLAAHSAVLYVSQMNPVDDVDSKGANIKVSIRSGIKLFHKLSSANVKKIEIQNLVYDKSNNKLSLFFENQGNVWIDGRVYTDLVNTQTGKKTTLDNIVFYTMPGNKRDMDIVLPTKLEKGKYTASVMIDYGDANNLEVGELNFNYD, encoded by the coding sequence ATGAAAATACGGGTTGTAACTTTTTTGTTGTTTATGGTTTCAGTTTTGTGTAAAATAAATGCACAAACCGGTGTTTCAGTCTCTCCTCCCAGATTATATTTTGAGTCAGATTTAGGACGTAGCAATACACAGCAGGTTACCATTACTAATGTAAGTGTGAAAAATTCATTGGACTTGGCAGTAAGTTTAGGAGATTGGGAATATGATGGTAAAGGTGAAAATATGATGTATCCTGCCAATACTTTACCTGTTTCTTGTGCCAACTGGATTTCTGTAAAAAAAGAAGACTCTTATTTTACACTGGCTCCGGGAGAAAGGAAAGATATTGATGTTACTATAACGGTTCCAAACACTTTATCGGATAAGTTGGCTGCTCATTCTGCGGTTTTATATGTAAGTCAAATGAATCCCGTAGATGATGTGGATAGTAAAGGAGCCAATATAAAAGTAAGCATCCGTTCTGGAATTAAACTTTTTCATAAACTTTCTTCTGCCAATGTCAAGAAAATTGAAATTCAGAATCTGGTGTATGATAAATCTAATAATAAACTTTCTCTGTTTTTTGAAAACCAGGGAAATGTATGGATAGACGGGAGAGTATACACTGACTTAGTAAACACACAAACCGGAAAAAAAACAACGCTGGATAATATTGTTTTTTATACGATGCCCGGAAACAAAAGAGATATGGATATTGTTCTGCCTACAAAATTGGAGAAAGGAAAATATACAGCCTCTGTAATGATTGACTACGGCGATGCCAATAATTTGGAAGTTGGAGAGTTAAACTTTAATTATGACTAA
- a CDS encoding response regulator: protein MKKYPVPENEAERLERLKIYDLLNLGKDPDLDVFAEAACLIADCPASLIAMMEQETQTIQSCVGMSLDFVARKDTVCQYTIMDREVLVINDTFLDYRSSSNAIIREGGIRFYAGVPLIDEVGLILGTLCVIDYKPKTLSEPQINSLKKLGEAITKILISKRKNIQAEYFSETFAITNNIICVLDNGFKLKNVNPAFENVFQLNKNDVIERDFISLLGKNNEKLKELYRDLPSNENGIDYTTYTATADGDIIIEWQVKQNMGKTEIFCFGRNITQEMQERQKLESSERRFRNFFENAIGLMSMHDMEGNILSVNEKGREVLKYPKEEVASLNLKDLVPAGHRGLLNQYLLRINANREDSGMMILQAKDGEQIYWMYHNMVETDETGTPYVVSTALNMTERIHLERDLINTKKILEQTSSVAQVGGWEMNLKSRVMLWSESTREIYKVDKNFTPDFESLIAFYERESEKRMRFLLTRAIEKGISFDEEFQLKRTDGTVIWVRVKGIPEFEGDECVRIFGIIQDIDAAKKTYLELERKEAMLQSFVNNVPAAVAMFDKDLNHVSVSKRWKEEFHQGSQDIIGKNLFSIYPDVPEERRKIYKDALQGIPYKNENQVFEIVGFDEPQHFNWEVIPWNMNDGEIGGVIIFTQNITNLVKTNEELKKAKELADLASRAKSEFLANMSHEIRTPLNGVIGFSDLLLKTPLNDTQVQYLNYINESGSSLLNIINDILDFSKIESGKLELFIDKYNIYDLANQVVNVVLYQAQRKDLELLLNIEQGLPRTLWLDESRIKQVLINLLGNAVKFTGQGEIELKIEKLKSDEKKVTIRFSVRDTGIGIPLEKQQRIFDAFTQEDSSVSKKYGGTGLGLTISNNILKYMGSNLSLSSEIGKGSVFFFDLEIPYEIEDLDDIADLEIERVLIVDDNENNRMILKHMLEYKNIKSELAANGLEAIQLLMQGERFDVILMDYHMPILSGLETIDKIKELFKKQGEMTPLIVLHTSSEEHEVISSFRQDEKSYCLLKPIKSDELYTTLSRAIQYTKKDAEVPAAKPNANESVFMQPLKVLLADDNPVNMALNQRMMSSLTPNAALVEVVNGQEALDQCKKEQFDLVLMDVQMPVMDGIEATKHIRLLSNYVNIPIIGVTAGSVTGEKDKCLESGMSDFLPKPLRQNDLFNMLKKYLAHEHAEEIPIKDDVPIGEYLDMDMLKEQIGEDEGFKTFFLNLVIQELTQSSEKLKKITEERDLNAAKAFLHKLKGTSGTAGLFRLAQSASDWEKNLDQNSDYEVMEAAIKEEITIGESLINKLINQ from the coding sequence ATGAAGAAATACCCTGTTCCTGAAAATGAAGCAGAAAGATTGGAAAGACTGAAAATCTATGATCTTTTAAATCTTGGAAAAGATCCTGATTTGGATGTATTTGCCGAAGCGGCTTGTCTTATTGCCGATTGTCCTGCTTCACTCATTGCTATGATGGAACAGGAAACACAGACGATTCAAAGCTGTGTGGGAATGTCTTTAGATTTTGTTGCCCGTAAGGATACAGTCTGTCAATATACTATTATGGATAGGGAAGTATTGGTAATTAATGATACTTTTTTAGACTACCGATCATCTTCTAATGCAATCATTAGAGAGGGTGGTATCCGTTTTTATGCCGGAGTTCCGTTGATTGATGAAGTAGGTTTGATTCTGGGAACATTATGCGTTATAGATTACAAGCCTAAAACACTTTCCGAACCTCAAATCAATTCTTTGAAGAAACTGGGAGAGGCGATTACCAAAATATTGATAAGTAAAAGAAAGAATATTCAGGCAGAATATTTTTCTGAAACCTTTGCTATAACCAACAATATTATTTGTGTGCTGGATAACGGCTTCAAATTGAAAAATGTAAATCCGGCTTTCGAAAATGTCTTTCAGCTGAATAAAAACGATGTTATTGAAAGAGACTTCATAAGTCTTTTAGGGAAAAATAACGAAAAACTGAAAGAATTGTACAGGGATTTACCCTCTAATGAAAATGGAATAGACTATACAACCTATACTGCAACAGCTGACGGAGATATCATTATAGAATGGCAGGTGAAACAGAATATGGGGAAAACTGAGATTTTCTGTTTTGGTAGAAATATTACTCAGGAAATGCAGGAACGCCAGAAACTGGAAAGTTCGGAGCGCAGATTCAGAAACTTTTTTGAGAATGCTATCGGATTGATGAGTATGCATGATATGGAGGGCAATATTTTGTCCGTAAATGAAAAAGGGCGTGAAGTTCTGAAATATCCTAAAGAAGAGGTTGCTTCTTTAAATCTGAAGGATTTAGTACCTGCAGGTCATCGCGGATTACTGAATCAGTATTTATTGCGCATTAATGCTAATAGAGAAGATTCGGGAATGATGATCCTTCAGGCAAAAGATGGAGAACAGATCTACTGGATGTATCACAATATGGTAGAAACCGACGAAACAGGCACTCCATATGTAGTAAGTACAGCATTGAATATGACCGAACGTATTCATCTGGAAAGAGATTTGATCAATACAAAAAAAATACTGGAACAAACGAGTTCCGTTGCTCAGGTAGGAGGTTGGGAAATGAATCTTAAATCTCGTGTAATGCTGTGGTCAGAATCGACAAGGGAGATTTATAAAGTCGATAAAAATTTTACTCCGGATTTTGAAAGCCTGATTGCATTTTATGAAAGGGAAAGTGAAAAAAGAATGAGATTCCTGCTGACAAGAGCAATAGAAAAGGGAATTTCCTTTGATGAAGAATTCCAGCTTAAGAGAACAGACGGAACAGTTATTTGGGTAAGAGTAAAAGGAATCCCTGAATTCGAAGGTGATGAATGTGTTAGGATTTTTGGAATTATTCAGGATATCGATGCGGCTAAAAAAACATATCTTGAACTGGAACGAAAAGAGGCGATGCTTCAATCTTTTGTCAATAATGTACCTGCTGCGGTTGCTATGTTTGACAAAGACCTGAACCATGTTTCAGTAAGTAAAAGGTGGAAAGAAGAGTTTCACCAAGGAAGCCAGGATATTATTGGGAAAAATCTATTCAGTATTTATCCCGATGTACCGGAAGAAAGGAGAAAAATTTATAAAGATGCACTACAGGGTATTCCATATAAAAATGAAAACCAGGTATTTGAGATCGTAGGATTTGATGAACCTCAACATTTTAACTGGGAAGTAATTCCTTGGAATATGAATGATGGAGAAATAGGAGGAGTCATTATTTTTACGCAGAATATTACAAATCTTGTAAAAACTAATGAAGAGCTTAAAAAAGCTAAGGAACTGGCTGATCTTGCGAGTAGAGCAAAATCTGAGTTTTTAGCGAATATGAGCCATGAAATCCGTACTCCTCTTAATGGTGTGATAGGATTCTCAGATCTCTTGTTAAAAACCCCGTTAAATGACACACAGGTTCAGTATCTGAATTACATAAACGAATCAGGCAGTAGTTTATTAAATATAATTAATGATATTCTTGATTTCTCTAAAATAGAATCGGGTAAGCTGGAGCTGTTTATAGATAAATATAATATCTATGACCTGGCAAATCAGGTTGTAAATGTAGTTCTGTATCAGGCACAAAGAAAAGATCTGGAACTGCTTCTTAATATCGAGCAGGGATTACCTCGAACGTTATGGCTGGATGAATCCAGAATCAAGCAGGTCTTGATCAATCTTTTGGGAAATGCAGTGAAATTTACAGGACAGGGAGAAATTGAACTTAAAATTGAAAAACTGAAAAGTGATGAAAAAAAGGTCACGATTCGTTTTTCTGTAAGAGATACAGGAATAGGAATTCCTTTAGAAAAACAACAGCGTATTTTCGACGCCTTTACCCAGGAAGACAGTTCGGTAAGTAAAAAGTACGGAGGAACAGGTCTTGGCCTCACTATTTCTAACAATATCCTGAAATATATGGGAAGCAACCTTTCATTGAGCAGCGAAATTGGAAAAGGATCCGTATTTTTCTTTGATCTTGAAATCCCTTATGAAATAGAGGATCTTGATGATATTGCAGACTTAGAAATAGAGCGTGTGCTTATTGTGGATGATAATGAAAATAACAGAATGATCCTGAAGCATATGCTGGAATATAAAAACATAAAGTCTGAATTAGCAGCAAACGGATTGGAAGCCATTCAGCTCCTGATGCAGGGCGAAAGATTTGATGTCATCTTAATGGACTATCATATGCCAATTTTATCAGGTCTTGAAACGATAGATAAAATTAAAGAGCTGTTTAAGAAACAGGGAGAAATGACACCGCTTATTGTACTTCACACTTCTTCTGAAGAACATGAAGTGATTTCCTCTTTCCGTCAGGATGAAAAATCATATTGTTTGCTGAAGCCTATTAAATCTGATGAACTTTATACAACATTGAGCAGGGCAATTCAATACACTAAAAAAGATGCTGAAGTTCCTGCTGCGAAACCAAATGCCAATGAGTCGGTATTTATGCAGCCTCTTAAAGTATTATTGGCGGATGATAATCCGGTGAATATGGCACTTAATCAAAGAATGATGAGCTCACTTACTCCTAATGCTGCGCTAGTAGAAGTTGTAAACGGGCAGGAAGCTTTGGATCAATGTAAAAAAGAACAGTTTGATCTCGTTTTAATGGATGTTCAGATGCCTGTCATGGACGGAATTGAAGCTACAAAACATATTCGTCTGTTATCAAATTATGTAAACATTCCTATTATAGGGGTAACAGCAGGAAGCGTTACAGGAGAAAAAGATAAATGCTTAGAATCTGGAATGTCAGATTTTCTGCCTAAACCTCTTAGACAGAATGATCTCTTCAATATGTTGAAAAAGTATTTAGCTCATGAACACGCAGAAGAAATACCAATAAAAGATGATGTACCGATAGGAGAATATTTGGATATGGATATGCTGAAAGAGCAGATTGGGGAAGACGAAGGATTTAAAACATTCTTCTTAAATTTGGTCATTCAGGAGCTTACCCAATCATCAGAAAAACTAAAAAAGATTACAGAAGAAAGAGATCTTAATGCGGCAAAAGCATTTTTACATAAATTAAAAGGAACCTCGGGAACTGCCGGCTTGTTTAGATTGGCACAATCAGCTTCAGACTGGGAAAAGAATTTAGATCAGAATTCTGATTATGAAGTAATGGAAGCTGCCATAAAAGAGGAAATAACAATAGGAGAAAGCTTAATAAATAAACTAATAAATCAATAA
- a CDS encoding YaiO family outer membrane beta-barrel protein, protein MMKTLFSFLLLLLLPLMLYSQENLTSDDLFAKARKAAFDEKDYPTAIKLSQQALEKSPDYTDISIFLGRVYTWSDDLPSARLVFDKLDQRNVKDEDFFIAYASLEYWNNRYDKAINILDKGLNYHPQSEALWLLKAKVYNSNNQYIEAEKATSSVLGINPKNTEARALANRIKELTSKNALGITYNYSHFDKQFDNDWHIIGVSYKRATSIGSFIIRGNYANKFAQNGTQIELEAYPRISKTFYLYAGAGYSNDVGIFPKYRTGVSLYANLPHSFEGELGYRQLYFSSNIWMYTASIGKYYKNFWFNLRTYISPDNKNISQSYTGTMRYYTKGAYDYFGFQIGTGISPEESINNLLQNETYKLKTFKIGGEYNFSINKSNLFSVSATYYNQEYRPNEKGNQFDINLGYTKTF, encoded by the coding sequence ATGATGAAAACACTTTTTAGTTTTTTACTCCTTCTATTATTACCTCTTATGTTGTATAGCCAAGAAAATCTGACTTCAGATGACTTGTTTGCTAAAGCCCGGAAAGCAGCTTTTGATGAAAAAGACTATCCTACTGCGATCAAACTTTCTCAGCAAGCTTTGGAAAAATCACCGGATTATACAGATATATCCATTTTTTTAGGAAGAGTATATACTTGGAGTGATGACCTACCTTCTGCAAGACTGGTTTTTGATAAACTCGACCAAAGAAATGTTAAGGATGAAGATTTTTTTATTGCCTACGCTTCTCTTGAATACTGGAACAATCGATATGACAAAGCTATAAACATCCTCGACAAAGGCTTAAACTATCATCCTCAATCAGAAGCATTATGGCTTCTGAAAGCAAAAGTGTACAATAGCAATAATCAATATATTGAAGCTGAGAAGGCTACCTCATCAGTTTTGGGAATCAATCCTAAAAATACCGAAGCCAGAGCCCTTGCTAACAGAATTAAGGAATTAACTTCAAAAAACGCCTTAGGAATTACTTACAATTACTCTCATTTCGATAAACAGTTTGATAACGACTGGCATATTATAGGAGTCAGCTACAAAAGAGCAACTTCCATAGGTTCTTTCATCATAAGAGGTAATTATGCCAATAAATTTGCACAAAACGGAACCCAGATTGAACTGGAGGCTTATCCAAGAATCTCAAAGACATTTTATCTTTACGCAGGAGCAGGGTATTCTAATGATGTAGGCATATTCCCAAAATACCGTACAGGGGTTTCACTGTATGCAAATCTTCCGCACAGTTTTGAAGGAGAACTTGGATACCGACAGCTGTATTTCAGCAGTAATATCTGGATGTATACTGCTTCTATCGGAAAATATTACAAAAACTTCTGGTTTAATCTTCGTACTTATATTTCTCCAGATAATAAAAATATCTCGCAATCCTATACAGGAACGATGCGTTATTATACGAAAGGAGCTTATGATTATTTTGGTTTCCAGATAGGAACAGGAATAAGCCCGGAAGAGAGCATTAATAACCTTCTGCAAAATGAGACCTACAAATTAAAAACCTTCAAGATTGGCGGAGAATATAATTTTTCTATCAACAAATCAAACCTATTTTCGGTTTCAGCCACGTATTACAACCAGGAATACCGGCCAAACGAAAAAGGAAATCAATTTGATATTAATCTAGGATATACCAAAACCTTTTAA
- a CDS encoding HEAT repeat domain-containing protein: MTALFLYVSVHELFLTFLGILILVLLLIIVVLSYSFHQYKTLTHIHQWSDMIDEKVSEAIVYGPEEKKDDEIFNTYSQESSFRNLFLERLVASEKKFSGGAQDEIKKIFTDYNLQKEAFKKLEQKKPHLIAEGIQELTAMKVESAVPKIMPFLKHPSPQVYQEAQYAMVVFNGFQGLHFLNDFAYIISDWQQLRLLRSINLDPDQCQQVVNVWLDSQNTSVIIFALRLLRKFQMLAFYNKARALLTHPAIDVRIEAVKALQSLETPSTITEFKEIYEEQPLEVQIEMLKAMKLSHDPRCADFYKEKLNGTNLPGIKIAAAEALLSLGYHDYLLEIIENDASCPQLVQIIKHALQEKI; this comes from the coding sequence ATGACCGCACTATTTCTATATGTTTCGGTACATGAGCTGTTCCTTACCTTTTTAGGAATATTAATATTGGTACTGCTTTTAATTATAGTTGTACTTTCATATAGCTTTCATCAGTACAAAACACTGACTCATATTCATCAATGGTCCGATATGATCGACGAAAAAGTTTCGGAGGCGATCGTTTATGGTCCGGAAGAAAAAAAAGACGATGAGATTTTTAATACCTATTCACAGGAATCTTCATTCAGAAACCTGTTTTTAGAAAGATTGGTGGCTTCTGAGAAAAAATTTTCAGGAGGAGCACAGGATGAGATTAAAAAAATTTTTACGGATTATAATCTGCAGAAAGAGGCCTTCAAAAAACTAGAACAAAAAAAGCCTCATCTTATTGCAGAAGGTATACAGGAGCTTACGGCGATGAAAGTAGAATCTGCGGTTCCTAAAATTATGCCGTTTCTGAAGCATCCTTCTCCTCAGGTATATCAGGAGGCGCAGTATGCAATGGTTGTGTTCAACGGATTTCAGGGGTTGCATTTTCTTAATGACTTTGCTTACATCATTTCTGACTGGCAGCAGCTTCGTTTACTCAGGTCAATCAATCTGGATCCCGATCAGTGTCAGCAGGTCGTTAATGTCTGGTTAGACAGCCAGAATACTTCGGTGATTATTTTTGCCTTGCGATTGCTTAGAAAATTCCAGATGCTGGCTTTTTATAATAAAGCAAGAGCTTTGTTGACTCATCCGGCCATAGATGTCCGTATAGAAGCGGTAAAAGCATTACAGTCGCTGGAAACACCTTCTACCATTACAGAATTTAAAGAAATCTATGAAGAGCAGCCTCTTGAGGTACAGATAGAAATGCTGAAAGCGATGAAATTATCTCACGACCCTCGTTGTGCTGATTTTTATAAAGAAAAATTGAACGGAACAAATCTTCCGGGGATAAAAATTGCTGCTGCTGAAGCCCTTCTTTCGTTAGGATATCATGATTATCTGCTGGAAATCATAGAAAATGATGCTTCGTGTCCGCAATTAGTTCAGATTATTAAACATGCATTACAAGAAAAGATATGA
- a CDS encoding sugar transferase has product MVKKYPWWKALMDYSLALIIVVLFIPLFIILVILTSIDTGFPGIFTQKRVGQEGKLFVIYKFQTYHSKTSRKSNFGKWMRKTKLDELPQLFNILKGDMSFIGPRPDIPGYYDLLKGDDRLVLGLKPGLTSEAGIKYRNESKILESQPYPLKYNDEVLFPDKVKMNLKYYHQLSFKTDILILLKTFSIFKG; this is encoded by the coding sequence ATGGTGAAAAAATATCCTTGGTGGAAAGCTTTAATGGACTATAGTTTAGCATTGATTATAGTCGTGCTTTTTATTCCTTTGTTTATAATATTGGTAATTTTAACTTCTATTGACACGGGTTTTCCGGGTATTTTTACACAAAAAAGAGTTGGACAGGAAGGAAAGCTTTTTGTGATCTATAAGTTTCAGACCTATCATTCGAAGACTTCACGAAAGTCTAATTTTGGAAAATGGATGCGTAAAACCAAATTAGATGAGCTTCCACAGCTCTTCAATATCCTTAAGGGGGATATGTCTTTTATCGGACCGCGTCCTGATATACCGGGTTATTATGATCTGCTGAAAGGTGATGACCGATTAGTATTAGGATTAAAACCAGGACTTACTTCTGAAGCAGGTATTAAATACAGAAATGAATCAAAGATTCTTGAGAGTCAACCATATCCATTAAAGTATAATGATGAAGTACTTTTTCCGGATAAAGTGAAAATGAACTTAAAGTATTATCATCAGCTTTCTTTTAAGACTGATATTCTTATTTTGCTCAAAACGTTTTCGATTTTCAAAGGATAA